The following proteins are co-located in the Komagataeibacter sp. FNDCF1 genome:
- the glmM gene encoding phosphoglucosamine mutase — protein sequence MVKTRKLFGTDGIRGTANRFPMTVEVAQKLGQAAGLRFIQGTHRHSVLLGKDTRLSGYMIECALVSGFLSAGMDVTLVGPMPTPAIAMLTRSLRADLGVMISASHNPYGDNGIKLFGPDGFKLSDETEAGIEADMGMDLTDRLAAPDQIGRASRLNDAAGRYVENAKSSFPRGLRLDGLRIVIDCANGAAYRVAPTALWELGAEVVRIGCDPDGININEGCGSTRPEALCAAVLRHRADIGIALDGDADRVLISDEKGRLIDGDQILALISTSWARQGRLSGRHIVATVMSNMGLERYLETQGLELVRTAVGDRYVVEKMRELGANIGGEQSGHMVLSDFATTGDGLVAALQVLAEVVETGRPASAVCRMFRPYPQLLRNIRFVGRSPLHDPQVNEARMAAEKRLGDRGRLLLRESGTEPLVRVMVEAEDEALVKEVVEDMCESINAIQMAG from the coding sequence ATGGTAAAGACAAGAAAGCTGTTCGGCACGGATGGAATCCGGGGCACCGCCAACCGTTTTCCAATGACTGTCGAAGTAGCGCAGAAACTGGGCCAGGCCGCAGGGTTGCGGTTCATTCAGGGCACGCATCGCCATAGCGTGCTGCTGGGCAAGGACACGCGCCTGTCGGGTTATATGATCGAATGCGCGCTTGTCTCGGGTTTCCTGTCGGCGGGCATGGATGTGACGCTGGTCGGCCCCATGCCTACCCCGGCCATCGCCATGCTTACCCGCTCGCTGCGGGCGGATCTGGGGGTCATGATATCGGCCTCCCACAACCCGTATGGTGATAACGGCATCAAGCTGTTCGGACCGGATGGCTTCAAGCTTTCGGATGAGACGGAAGCCGGGATCGAGGCGGATATGGGCATGGACCTGACCGACAGGCTGGCCGCCCCCGACCAGATCGGTCGCGCGTCGCGCCTGAATGACGCGGCCGGCCGGTATGTGGAAAATGCCAAGTCTTCCTTCCCGCGCGGGTTGCGGCTGGACGGGCTGCGCATTGTCATCGACTGCGCCAATGGCGCAGCCTACCGCGTGGCTCCCACCGCGCTGTGGGAACTGGGGGCGGAAGTGGTGCGCATCGGCTGTGACCCCGATGGTATCAACATCAATGAAGGATGCGGCTCCACCCGGCCCGAAGCCCTGTGTGCCGCGGTGCTGCGCCATCGGGCCGATATCGGGATAGCGCTTGATGGGGATGCGGACCGGGTGCTGATTTCCGATGAAAAGGGGCGGCTGATCGACGGAGACCAGATCCTGGCGCTGATCTCTACCTCCTGGGCGCGGCAGGGACGGCTGTCCGGGCGGCATATCGTGGCCACCGTCATGTCCAACATGGGGCTGGAGCGCTATCTGGAAACGCAGGGGCTGGAACTGGTGCGCACGGCGGTGGGGGACCGCTACGTGGTGGAGAAGATGCGCGAACTGGGTGCCAATATCGGGGGCGAACAGTCCGGGCACATGGTGCTGTCCGATTTCGCCACAACGGGAGACGGGCTGGTCGCGGCCCTGCAGGTGCTGGCCGAAGTGGTGGAGACAGGCCGCCCCGCCAGTGCGGTCTGCCGCATGTTCAGGCCCTATCCGCAACTGCTGCGCAATATCCGTTTTGTCGGCAGGAGCCCGCTGCACGACCCGCAGGTGAATGAAGCCCGCATGGCTGCGGAAAAGCGGCTGGGTGATCGTGGGCGCCTGCTGCTGCGTGAAAGCGGCACCGAACCGCTGGTGCGTGTAATGGTGGAAGCGGAAGACGAAGCACTGGTAAAGGAAGTGGTGGAAGATATGTGCGAATCCATCAACGCGATCCAGATGGCGGGCTGA
- the dinB gene encoding DNA polymerase IV yields MTQACRRIIHVDMDAFYASVEQRDNLALRGRPVAVGSPGRRGVVAAASYEARRFGVRSAMPSVTALRKCPDLVFVPPRFEVYRAVSAQVHGIFSRFTSLIQPLSLDEAYLDVTRPLLPYPSATAIATAIRGLIHAETGLTASAGVSYNKFLAKLASDYRKPDGQFVITPAMGADFVADLPVEAFHGIGPATAARMNALGIHTGLDLRGQPLSRLLRHFGKAADFYYGIARGLDERPVEVNRPRRSVGAEKTFETDIHDWSAACDSVADLSARVWNRCTARSLTGVTVTIKLKYNDFRQIVRGRTAAEPVRDAPDLTDRAQGLLAPCFPLPRGIRLLGITVSGLRAQDTQPAPRQLALFG; encoded by the coding sequence ATGACACAGGCCTGCCGTCGTATCATCCATGTGGACATGGATGCGTTCTATGCCTCGGTCGAGCAGCGCGACAACCTGGCCCTGCGCGGGCGGCCGGTTGCCGTGGGCAGCCCCGGACGCCGTGGCGTCGTGGCCGCCGCCAGTTATGAAGCCCGGCGCTTCGGGGTCCGTTCGGCCATGCCTTCGGTCACGGCGCTGCGTAAATGCCCTGACCTGGTATTCGTACCGCCCCGCTTTGAGGTGTACCGTGCCGTCTCGGCGCAGGTACATGGCATATTTTCCCGCTTTACCAGCCTGATCCAGCCGCTTTCACTTGATGAAGCCTATCTGGATGTAACGCGGCCGCTGCTGCCCTACCCATCGGCTACGGCCATTGCCACCGCCATCCGGGGGCTGATCCATGCCGAGACGGGGCTCACCGCATCGGCGGGCGTGTCCTACAACAAATTCCTGGCCAAGCTGGCATCGGACTATCGCAAACCCGACGGCCAGTTTGTCATTACACCGGCCATGGGGGCGGATTTCGTGGCTGACCTGCCGGTGGAAGCCTTTCATGGCATCGGGCCTGCCACCGCTGCGCGCATGAACGCGCTGGGTATCCACACGGGGCTGGACCTGCGTGGCCAGCCGCTGTCGCGCCTGCTGCGGCATTTCGGCAAGGCGGCGGATTTCTATTACGGTATTGCGCGGGGGCTTGATGAACGCCCGGTCGAGGTCAACCGGCCGCGCCGTTCGGTAGGGGCGGAAAAAACATTCGAGACCGATATCCATGACTGGTCCGCCGCATGTGACAGCGTGGCCGACCTGTCGGCACGGGTATGGAACCGCTGCACGGCCCGCAGCCTGACGGGCGTTACCGTTACCATAAAGCTGAAATACAATGATTTTCGCCAGATCGTGCGCGGGCGCACGGCGGCGGAACCGGTGCGTGACGCACCCGACCTGACCGATCGGGCGCAGGGGTTACTGGCCCCGTGTTTTCCCCTGCCACGGGGCATCCGGCTGCTGGGCATTACCGTATCCGGACTGCGCGCGCAGGATACGCAGCCCGCGCCCCGGCAACTGGCGCTGTTCGGGTAA
- a CDS encoding YfdX family protein, protein MKKIAFLPAALLMLGTAMGSAHAASSAGRAVNRDFAKLSADGSRAFDDIAMARTALANNDTAGAVKLLTDANNALQRAKSDNRVFMKAEAQLTPPKKAPTGAPAPAAAPSTKPVAWLPVDGEYIVTEDLEPTSTKATAVNSANTSLNKGKPAQAAQNLQVAAVDVDFVLAIAPLDASASDVYRATNLLAGKDTKGADNALQEAQNSIRFVSEDMVGSPNGQPQGSGNGKKTAGH, encoded by the coding sequence ATGAAGAAAATCGCCTTCCTGCCTGCCGCCCTGCTCATGCTTGGAACCGCAATGGGCTCGGCCCATGCGGCATCATCCGCCGGGCGTGCGGTCAACCGTGATTTCGCCAAGCTCTCGGCCGATGGCAGCCGCGCGTTTGACGACATCGCCATGGCCCGCACCGCGCTGGCCAACAACGACACCGCTGGCGCCGTGAAGCTGCTGACCGATGCCAATAACGCCCTGCAGCGCGCCAAGAGCGACAACAGGGTGTTCATGAAGGCGGAAGCCCAGCTCACCCCGCCCAAAAAGGCCCCGACGGGCGCACCCGCCCCAGCCGCCGCCCCCTCCACCAAGCCGGTTGCGTGGCTGCCGGTTGATGGCGAATACATTGTAACCGAGGATCTGGAGCCTACTTCCACCAAGGCTACCGCCGTGAACTCGGCCAATACCAGCCTGAACAAGGGCAAGCCCGCGCAGGCGGCGCAGAACCTGCAGGTCGCGGCCGTGGATGTCGATTTCGTTCTGGCCATCGCCCCGCTTGATGCCAGTGCCAGCGATGTCTATCGCGCAACCAACCTGCTGGCGGGCAAGGACACCAAGGGCGCCGACAATGCCCTGCAGGAAGCCCAGAACAGCATCCGCTTCGTATCCGAAGACATGGTCGGCTCCCCCAATGGGCAGCCACAGGGCTCCGGCAATGGCAAAAAGACCGCCGGTCACTGA
- a CDS encoding IS5 family transposase, translated as MVTWTGIARREYSRERLRYPSDMTDGEWTLIMPFVPPAKRGGRPRTTDMREVVNAMLYIASAGCAWRLLPKCFPPVSTIRRYFYAWRDAGVFEVMNTVLVMSLREIEGRDASPSAGVIDSQSVKTTESGGISGYDAGKKVKGRKRHIVTDTCGFLIFLLVHAADIQDRDGAVDVLAAIRRRFPWLRHIFADGGYAGDKLRSALASMGKWTLEIIRRSDTVKGFQILPRRWVVERTFAWLGRCRRLAKDWEQSIASSTAWTLIASIRMLTRRTARHCQG; from the coding sequence ATGGTGACATGGACTGGTATTGCCCGGCGCGAGTATAGCCGGGAAAGATTGCGATATCCATCGGACATGACGGACGGGGAGTGGACTTTGATCATGCCATTTGTGCCCCCGGCGAAACGGGGCGGTCGTCCGCGCACGACGGATATGCGCGAGGTGGTCAATGCGATGCTCTACATAGCCTCGGCCGGGTGTGCGTGGCGTCTGCTGCCGAAATGCTTTCCGCCGGTCTCGACCATCAGGCGCTATTTTTACGCCTGGCGTGATGCCGGAGTGTTCGAGGTCATGAATACGGTGCTGGTCATGAGCCTGCGCGAGATCGAGGGACGTGACGCCTCTCCGAGCGCGGGCGTGATTGACAGCCAGTCGGTGAAAACCACGGAAAGCGGCGGGATTTCGGGCTATGACGCGGGGAAGAAGGTCAAGGGCCGCAAGCGCCATATCGTGACGGATACCTGCGGCTTCCTGATCTTTCTCCTCGTTCATGCCGCTGATATCCAGGACCGTGATGGGGCCGTTGATGTTCTGGCAGCGATACGCAGGCGCTTTCCCTGGCTGCGCCACATCTTCGCTGATGGCGGCTATGCTGGCGACAAATTGCGATCCGCGCTCGCCTCCATGGGAAAATGGACCCTCGAAATCATCAGGCGGTCCGATACGGTGAAGGGTTTTCAGATCCTGCCGCGTCGCTGGGTGGTGGAACGGACATTCGCATGGCTGGGACGATGCAGGCGGCTCGCCAAAGATTGGGAACAATCCATTGCTTCCTCAACCGCATGGACATTGATCGCCTCAATCCGAATGCTCACACGACGGACAGCAAGGCATTGTCAGGGTTGA
- a CDS encoding response regulator transcription factor translates to MDGFEVIRVSRAARVPTPVMVLSEEKAATAKVKAFSTGADDYVTRPYESMELTARMQAVIRRSKGYSEPTLRAGQLELCLGSRQVSVQGQGVHLTGKEYMILELLLLRKGMVLTKDAFLNHLYGGMDEPEMKIIDVFICKLRKKLQVAGAGHLIATVWGQGYVLRDEAIPALGAVEETRVPVTAA, encoded by the coding sequence ATGGACGGGTTTGAAGTCATCCGTGTCAGCCGTGCCGCACGGGTGCCGACCCCGGTCATGGTCCTTTCGGAAGAGAAGGCCGCCACCGCAAAGGTAAAGGCATTTTCCACCGGCGCGGATGACTATGTGACCCGCCCCTACGAATCGATGGAACTGACGGCGCGGATGCAGGCGGTCATCCGCCGCTCCAAGGGGTATAGCGAGCCGACATTGCGCGCGGGCCAGCTGGAACTGTGCCTGGGGAGCCGGCAGGTCAGCGTACAGGGGCAGGGTGTGCACCTGACGGGCAAGGAATACATGATCCTGGAGCTGCTGCTGCTGCGCAAGGGCATGGTCCTGACCAAGGATGCCTTCCTCAATCACCTGTATGGCGGCATGGATGAGCCGGAAATGAAGATCATCGATGTCTTCATCTGCAAGCTGCGCAAGAAACTGCAGGTGGCCGGGGCGGGCCATCTCATCGCCACCGTATGGGGGCAGGGTTATGTACTGCGTGACGAGGCCATCCCGGCACTCGGGGCAGTGGAGGAGACACGGGTGCCGGTAACGGCTGCCTGA
- the mntR gene encoding manganese-binding transcriptional regulator MntR → MVDADMQSAGFRQARLARKTALVEDYVELIDDLLNDGQEARQVDIAARLGVSQPTVAKMLVRLEAEGLVTRRRYRGIFLTGAGYDMARESRERHRVVEQFLRALGVSEASARIDAEGMEHYVGKETLAALRHALDAGLGAFMAAARRRRD, encoded by the coding sequence ATGGTGGATGCGGACATGCAGTCCGCCGGTTTCCGCCAGGCGCGGCTGGCGCGCAAGACGGCACTGGTCGAGGATTACGTCGAACTGATCGATGACCTGCTCAATGACGGGCAGGAAGCACGCCAGGTGGATATAGCGGCAAGGCTTGGCGTCTCCCAGCCCACCGTGGCCAAGATGCTGGTGCGGCTGGAAGCGGAAGGCCTGGTCACGCGCCGCCGCTATCGTGGCATCTTCCTGACCGGGGCCGGGTACGACATGGCGCGTGAAAGCCGGGAGCGCCATCGTGTGGTCGAGCAGTTCCTGCGCGCGCTGGGCGTGAGCGAGGCCAGCGCGCGCATTGATGCCGAAGGCATGGAGCACTACGTGGGCAAGGAAACGCTGGCGGCGCTGCGCCATGCGCTTGATGCGGGGCTGGGCGCCTTCATGGCGGCGGCCCGGCGCCGCCGCGACTGA
- a CDS encoding DUF1643 domain-containing protein has protein sequence MRMNTAMDTKPPSTHHVGSSRPLRLADDVVSRAVYGGPDRCYRYELIRTWDADRPAVMWLMMNPSVATEDGDDRTVAKCQRYARAWGYGTLLVGNTFAYRCTDQKRLTEVPDPVGPDNDRHLLDMARRASLVIAAYGSPQIKSLLPRGPEVVRMLQQHGITVSAMRLSRRSGRPEHPLYLPADLRPEPLPADPLT, from the coding sequence ATGCGTATGAATACGGCCATGGATACCAAGCCGCCTTCCACCCACCATGTGGGTTCTTCCCGTCCGCTGCGCCTGGCTGATGACGTGGTCAGCAGGGCCGTCTATGGTGGGCCGGACAGATGCTACCGCTATGAACTGATACGTACGTGGGATGCGGATCGCCCCGCTGTCATGTGGCTGATGATGAACCCGTCGGTCGCGACCGAGGACGGGGATGACCGTACGGTGGCCAAGTGCCAGCGTTACGCCCGCGCATGGGGATACGGCACGCTACTGGTGGGCAACACGTTCGCCTATCGCTGCACCGACCAGAAACGCCTGACGGAAGTGCCTGACCCGGTCGGGCCTGATAATGACCGCCACCTGCTGGACATGGCGCGCCGGGCCAGCCTGGTGATCGCGGCCTACGGCTCCCCCCAGATCAAGAGCCTGCTGCCACGCGGGCCCGAAGTGGTGCGGATGCTCCAGCAGCACGGCATTACCGTCAGCGCCATGCGCCTGAGCCGCCGTTCGGGCCGGCCGGAACACCCGCTGTACCTGCCCGCCGACCTGCGGCCCGAACCCCTGCCTGCCGATCCGCTGACCTGA
- a CDS encoding response regulator — MVDMRILLVEPNARKVDETTRHMEKAGFTVDHVDTGHDALGMLKSYNYDLAVMDVNLPESPIRKFLNNTSLL, encoded by the coding sequence ATGGTCGATATGAGAATTTTGCTAGTTGAGCCCAATGCCCGAAAAGTCGATGAGACCACCCGGCATATGGAAAAGGCCGGATTTACAGTCGATCATGTCGATACCGGTCATGATGCCCTCGGAATGTTAAAATCCTATAACTATGACCTGGCGGTCATGGACGTAAATCTGCCTGAGAGCCCGATCCGAAAGTTTTTGAACAATACCAGCCTGTTGTGA
- a CDS encoding SDR family NAD(P)-dependent oxidoreductase, translated as MAESGRVIMVSGAARGMGAAIARRFHDAGWHVSLGMRTPHMPAWADGERVLVSRYDALDATTEAAWVKETQGRFGRIDAVVANAGIGTWKSVIDISERDMDDMLEVHVKSPRRLVAAAWDQLVACGQGRVIIIGSLSSKRVYDADSGAYAVSKFGSLALAHAIRHAGFDHGIRSTVICPGFVRTDMVAGMMADLKMTPPEEIGRIAHFLVTSPNEVSISEVPVNCRAEESF; from the coding sequence ATGGCAGAGTCCGGACGGGTCATCATGGTTTCAGGGGCCGCGCGTGGCATGGGGGCTGCCATTGCCCGCAGGTTTCACGACGCGGGCTGGCATGTCAGCCTTGGCATGCGCACCCCGCACATGCCCGCATGGGCTGACGGGGAACGGGTGCTGGTGTCCCGCTATGACGCGCTTGACGCCACGACCGAAGCCGCGTGGGTGAAGGAAACGCAGGGCCGTTTCGGGCGGATTGACGCCGTTGTGGCCAATGCGGGCATCGGGACGTGGAAAAGCGTCATCGACATTTCCGAACGCGATATGGACGACATGCTGGAGGTCCATGTCAAAAGTCCCCGCAGGCTTGTGGCCGCCGCATGGGACCAGCTGGTGGCCTGTGGGCAGGGGCGGGTGATCATCATCGGCTCACTGTCCAGCAAACGGGTTTATGATGCGGATTCGGGGGCCTATGCCGTATCCAAATTCGGGTCGCTGGCGCTGGCGCACGCCATCCGCCATGCAGGTTTTGACCATGGCATCCGTTCGACCGTCATCTGTCCCGGTTTTGTCAGGACGGATATGGTGGCTGGCATGATGGCGGACCTGAAAATGACCCCGCCCGAGGAAATCGGCCGTATTGCCCACTTCCTTGTCACGTCTCCTAATGAGGTCAGCATTTCCGAAGTGCCGGTCAACTGCCGGGCGGAAGAAAGCTTCTGA
- a CDS encoding FAD/NAD(P)-binding oxidoreductase translates to MTDTAPSAPGLASAVRGLTYDVVVVGGGAAGLSTAASILRRRGGITVAIIEPSTSHFYQPGWTLVGGGVFKQSRTRRSEKRLIPPGADWVQAAAIGFEPEASLVHLSNGSSIRYNVLVVATGLSLNWDGIEGLSETLGRNGVTSNYRYDLAPYTWQLVQTLGRGNAVFTQPPMPIKCAGAPQKAMYLACDAWRRRGLADNINVSFHTATPGLFGVKEFVPPLMEYIHRYHIDLCLKSNLKKVDGRNRIATFENVAEDGGKTTTETEFDMLHVVPPQCAPEVIRNSPLAGEGGWVSVDPATLRHTKYENVFSLGDVAGTSNAKTAAAVRVQAPVVAVNVLATLDHRPMVADYDGYGACPLTVERGRIVLAEFAYGGKLDPTLPTWLLDGRKPTHFAWFLKEWVMPVLYWDGMLRGRELMVAPHKIGTPR, encoded by the coding sequence ATGACAGACACCGCCCCATCCGCCCCCGGTCTGGCCAGTGCCGTACGGGGACTGACCTATGATGTTGTCGTGGTTGGCGGGGGGGCCGCGGGCCTGTCCACCGCCGCCAGCATCCTCAGGCGGCGGGGCGGCATCACGGTTGCGATCATCGAGCCGTCCACCTCGCATTTCTACCAGCCGGGCTGGACACTGGTCGGTGGCGGGGTGTTCAAGCAGTCCCGGACACGGCGGTCGGAAAAGCGGCTGATCCCCCCCGGTGCCGACTGGGTGCAGGCGGCGGCCATCGGGTTCGAGCCCGAAGCCAGTCTCGTGCATCTGTCAAACGGTTCCTCCATCCGCTACAACGTGCTGGTCGTGGCCACCGGCTTGAGCCTGAACTGGGACGGGATCGAGGGCCTGAGCGAGACGCTGGGCCGCAATGGCGTGACCTCCAACTACCGCTACGACCTGGCCCCCTATACCTGGCAGCTTGTACAGACACTGGGGCGCGGCAACGCGGTATTCACCCAGCCGCCCATGCCCATCAAATGCGCGGGCGCGCCACAGAAGGCGATGTACCTGGCCTGTGACGCATGGCGCAGGCGGGGGCTGGCCGACAACATCAACGTCTCCTTCCATACCGCGACACCGGGGCTGTTCGGGGTGAAGGAATTCGTGCCGCCGCTGATGGAATACATCCATCGCTACCACATTGACCTGTGCCTGAAATCCAACCTGAAGAAGGTGGACGGCAGGAACCGTATCGCCACATTCGAGAACGTGGCGGAAGATGGCGGCAAGACCACCACCGAGACGGAATTCGACATGCTGCATGTCGTCCCGCCCCAGTGCGCGCCCGAAGTGATCCGCAACAGCCCGCTGGCGGGTGAAGGCGGCTGGGTATCGGTTGATCCCGCCACGCTGCGCCATACGAAGTATGAAAACGTCTTTTCGCTGGGCGACGTGGCTGGCACGTCTAACGCCAAAACGGCGGCGGCCGTGCGTGTGCAGGCCCCGGTTGTTGCGGTCAACGTGCTGGCCACGCTGGACCACAGGCCGATGGTGGCCGACTATGACGGTTATGGCGCCTGCCCGCTCACGGTGGAGCGCGGGCGGATCGTGCTGGCCGAATTCGCCTATGGCGGCAAGCTGGACCCGACCCTGCCCACATGGCTGCTGGATGGCCGCAAGCCCACCCATTTTGCATGGTTTCTCAAGGAATGGGTGATGCCGGTCCTGTACTGGGACGGCATGCTCAGGGGCCGCGAACTGATGGTCGCCCCCCACAAAATCGGCACGCCGCGCTGA
- a CDS encoding MBL fold metallo-hydrolase, with translation MQDPVIQAATRQIATCRAAGTVPVVRTFFDNPTFTATHVVHDPATMACAVVDSVMDYDPASGRIDHAMAQEVVDCVTTGKLKVAWLLETHVHADHLSAAPWLQERLSGQLAIGADILRVQDIFGKLFNAGTRFARDGSQFDRLFHDGETFMLGSLPVIALHVPGHTPADMAYVIGDAAFIGDTLFMPDYGTARADFPGGDARTLYHSIRRLLSLPDETRVFLCHDYKAPGRDEYAWETTIGAERRHNVHVHDGVDEDTFVTMRTRRDATLSLPNLIMPSVQVNMRAGHLPEPEDNGVSYIKIPVSSS, from the coding sequence ATGCAGGATCCTGTCATCCAGGCCGCCACGCGCCAGATCGCAACATGCCGCGCAGCCGGCACGGTACCGGTTGTCAGGACGTTTTTCGACAATCCCACCTTCACCGCCACCCATGTCGTGCATGACCCGGCCACGATGGCCTGCGCGGTCGTGGACAGCGTGATGGATTACGACCCCGCATCCGGCCGGATCGACCACGCCATGGCGCAGGAAGTCGTTGACTGCGTTACCACAGGAAAACTGAAAGTGGCGTGGCTGCTCGAGACCCACGTCCATGCCGACCACCTTTCCGCGGCCCCCTGGCTGCAGGAACGGCTGAGCGGGCAGCTTGCCATCGGTGCCGACATCCTGCGCGTGCAGGACATTTTCGGCAAGCTGTTCAACGCCGGCACGCGCTTTGCGCGCGACGGGTCGCAGTTCGACCGTCTTTTCCATGATGGCGAGACCTTCATGCTCGGTTCCCTGCCCGTCATCGCCCTGCATGTACCGGGTCACACACCGGCGGACATGGCCTACGTCATCGGGGATGCCGCCTTTATCGGTGATACCCTGTTCATGCCCGATTACGGCACGGCGCGGGCCGATTTTCCCGGTGGGGACGCACGCACGCTGTACCATTCGATCCGCAGGCTCCTGTCCCTGCCGGACGAGACGCGGGTCTTCCTGTGCCACGACTACAAGGCGCCGGGGCGGGACGAATACGCGTGGGAAACCACAATCGGCGCGGAACGCCGCCACAATGTCCACGTTCATGACGGCGTGGATGAAGATACGTTCGTGACGATGCGCACCCGGCGCGATGCCACGCTGTCACTGCCGAACCTGATCATGCCGTCCGTGCAGGTCAACATGCGGGCCGGCCATCTGCCCGAACCGGAAGACAATGGTGTAAGCTACATCAAAATACCGGTCAGCAGTTCCTGA
- a CDS encoding peroxiredoxin yields MSTEGSIPAVGGVTGTRPLRIGDVAPDFMARTTKGEMRLSDFRGRWLLFFSHPADFTPVCTSEFMALARAMDRFEKLDCALLGLSVDSLYAHLAWLETIQERFGVEIPFPLVEDPSMAVCRAYGMLDQTAYNSATVRASYVIDPAGVIRALVWYPMSVGRSVEELLRLVEALRRSDGNAVMTPEGWTPGCDVVRPVPTTQAAVRRAKGPCWFYDTMPDTDRSR; encoded by the coding sequence ATGAGTACTGAGGGCAGCATACCTGCAGTCGGCGGCGTGACGGGAACCCGCCCGCTGCGTATTGGCGACGTGGCGCCGGACTTCATGGCCCGCACCACGAAGGGAGAGATGCGCCTGTCGGATTTCCGCGGGCGCTGGCTTCTGTTTTTTTCCCATCCGGCGGATTTCACGCCCGTCTGCACCAGTGAGTTCATGGCGCTGGCCAGGGCGATGGACCGTTTTGAAAAGCTGGACTGCGCGCTGCTGGGCCTGTCGGTCGACAGCCTGTACGCGCATCTGGCATGGCTGGAAACGATACAGGAACGCTTTGGCGTCGAGATTCCCTTCCCGCTGGTGGAGGACCCCTCCATGGCGGTATGCCGCGCCTATGGCATGCTCGACCAGACCGCGTATAACAGCGCCACCGTGCGCGCAAGCTACGTGATCGACCCGGCGGGGGTGATCCGTGCGCTTGTATGGTACCCCATGTCGGTCGGTCGCTCGGTGGAGGAACTGCTCCGCCTGGTCGAGGCCCTGCGCCGCAGTGACGGCAATGCCGTCATGACACCGGAGGGCTGGACCCCGGGCTGTGACGTGGTCAGGCCCGTGCCCACCACGCAGGCCGCCGTGCGCCGGGCCAAGGGGCCTTGCTGGTTCTATGACACCATGCCTGATACCGACCGGTCGCGTTAA
- the thiD gene encoding bifunctional hydroxymethylpyrimidine kinase/phosphomethylpyrimidine kinase: protein MRGRILIMAGSDSGGGAGIQADIKTVTVLGGFAMTAITALTAQNTLGVHDVMPVAPEFIVAQMRCVMDDLGVDAFKSGMLDRPEVIEAIAAVLMTSADVPYVLDPVMVAKGGAALLHDSALATLRDRLVPLATVLTPNLPEAEALLGRPIARREDMQDAARELLALGARAVLLKGGHIQGDELVDVLVEQGGRMETFASPRIATRHTHGTGCTLASAIATGLGQGMTLRDAVVRARTYVRNAIAAAPGYGAGSGPLDHAVGIRI from the coding sequence ATGCGCGGGCGTATTCTCATCATGGCCGGGAGCGATAGCGGCGGCGGCGCCGGTATTCAGGCCGATATCAAGACCGTGACGGTGCTGGGCGGCTTTGCCATGACCGCCATCACGGCGCTGACGGCACAGAATACGCTTGGCGTGCACGACGTCATGCCGGTCGCGCCCGAATTCATCGTGGCGCAGATGCGCTGCGTCATGGATGACCTGGGGGTCGATGCCTTCAAGAGCGGCATGCTTGACCGACCGGAGGTGATCGAGGCGATCGCCGCCGTGCTGATGACATCCGCCGACGTGCCCTATGTGCTTGATCCGGTCATGGTGGCAAAGGGTGGAGCCGCGCTGCTGCATGACAGCGCGCTGGCGACCCTGCGCGACCGGCTGGTGCCGCTTGCCACCGTCCTGACCCCCAACCTGCCCGAGGCCGAAGCCCTGCTGGGCCGCCCCATTGCCCGGCGGGAGGACATGCAGGACGCGGCGCGCGAGCTGCTGGCGCTGGGCGCGCGCGCCGTGCTGCTCAAGGGCGGCCATATACAGGGTGATGAACTGGTGGATGTGCTGGTGGAACAGGGCGGCAGGATGGAGACATTCGCAAGCCCCCGCATCGCCACCCGTCATACCCATGGTACGGGCTGCACACTTGCCAGCGCCATTGCCACGGGACTGGGGCAGGGCATGACGTTGCGCGATGCCGTGGTGCGCGCACGGACCTATGTGCGCAACGCGATTGCCGCGGCCCCGGGTTATGGCGCGGGCTCCGGCCCGCTGGACCATGCGGTGGGCATCAGGATATAA